CCGGAAGATTAGAGATCACGGCCAAAGAACTGATGAAAATTTTAGGGGATGTGTCTCTGTTTATGGGAAAATTAATGGATCAGTTCGGGGGTTTGGCTGCTTATCCTCCACTTGACCAGCTCCCTAAACCGAGGATTGGCTATACTGAGGATGAGATTGAAGAGTTCATAGTTGATGAGAGGAACATCAGGTATCAGTTTGTAATTGAGACCTATGGAAAAGACAAGGAGACAATAGAAGAGACCATAATGAAGGCATTCTACCTTGAGGGATGCAAGATCAACAAGTTTGTTGTTCAAGTGCAGGAGGAAAGGGAAGACAAGGTTTATGCATTAGTGGCAGCTGAACTGCTCTCTTCATTTGAAACCCTCATGCAGCTTACAGCAAAGTATGCTCCGGTTGCAATTTCAATTCTTGAGCCAGAGATTATTGACGTGACCGCATCAGAACTTCAAAATGTGTTGACGGATTTGGCTGGATTCGTACATGAGCTCGTCCATAGGCCTTTGAAGAAGAGGCTTATTGAACATGACACAATAAAGTTTGAAATTTCCAAATAGTCCCAAGTTAGTGCCCCGTAGTATAGACAGATATTATCGGCAAAAGGCGAAGGCATTGTAGGCATTTAGTAAAGCTTCTTTTAATTTTTACGGTAATTAGCGAGCTTATTTAATCGTTAGAAAGGGTCTGAAAGCGAAAAGTATATATACCCCAAGTTTATAGTTAGGTATTGACAACACATTAGAAAACACTTTAGGGCTCTATGCCCAAAACTATGGAGGTGTTGCGAAATGAAAGTTAGAAAGATTGCGGCCCTTGCAGTTGGTGCCGCAATGGTTGGAGCAACCATGGGCTTTGCAAGTGCTCAAGCGAACCTTCCAGGGAAGGACTTCTTCGTTAAAGATGGACAGCCAAATGTTAAAATTGTCGTTGGCAGTCAAGCCGCTGCAATGGATGTTGCAAGTGCGGCTGACATTGCCGTTGCATTAGGAAGCCTCCTCTACACTGAGAAGGAAGCAGAGGCAGCTGGTGTCAGTGTCGTTGTTAAGAAAGACCTTACTCCTGACTACACATACTACATCCCAGTTTTCAGCAACTACTATGAAGACACCGGTACCAACCCAAGTGCAACCGACTGGGAACAACTTACAGATAACTGGTGGAACGGAAGTGCCTACAATGGCTCCTACACAGACTGGACATCATGGACACCAAAGTTTGTTGATGAAGTCAGTGACATGGATGCAATAAACGGTGACTACCAAGTTGACTGGGACTTCACAATCAGCAACATTGAGCTCAGTGACCCAGAGCAAAACACAATCGCATATGTTCCAAGGAGCGCTGACCTGACAATCCCAGCAGGCGACTTCACAGTCTTGCTCAACTACACAATTGCAAACTGGACATACAGTGCAACTGAGCCAGACAGCATTTGGGGTACCCTTAACCCATCAACAGTTTACGATGAGGTTCACGACGATGACAACCCAGGAGGATACACATTCTCAGGATACATATATGATGGTGTTGGTGCAGGCGATACGTTTACAGTGCTTGGAAACACCTACTACATCTTGGATGTACTGACAGATGGTATTAAGTACGGTCACGACCACGGACAGGTATGGTTCCACGTTGGTGACGTTAAGGAGTTTGACGGCTACAAGATAAGAGCCGTTGACATCAGCGTAAGCCCAAGCAACAAGGCACTCTTTGAGATCACAGCCCCAGATGGAAGAAGCGACCTTGTTATTATAAGCACAGATGAGGGAGATGTTGACATCAGCACAAAGTCAGACAAATTCGAGCCAGGAGAGGTTGTCCTTAAGCTTGACGACACATTCGTTGGTATCGACGGCAACTTAATTGCCCAGCTTGAAGTCAGGACAAACGTTGTTGAAGTCCACACCGGCGATGAGCTTGTTTCAGGATGGGTAGTCAACTTCACCATCGAAAACAACAAGGTCAAATGGCTTACACTCACAAACGCCAACGATCTCTCAGGATCAAAGCTTGACATCCTTGGAAAGTACACAATGTGCTACAAGGTTGAGAGCCACACCTTGGAGGCAGACGACACAACATACTACGCCGCCAAGGCATACATAGTGGTTAAACCATCAGAGCCAATCGTCAAGACAGAGGAGCTCAAGGTTGGCGACGAGCTCGTTGACTATGATGGCACACCAACAGGATGGGTTGTTGACCAAATCAAGGGTGGCACATACACCGAAGTTACAGTTATGCACCCAACAGAGCCAATCACATACCTTGACACTGAGATTGACCCAGAGAACATCGACAGCAACCTCATCCTTGTCGGTGGACCAGTTGCAAACGCCGTTACCAAGTACCTTGTTGACAACGGCTACAGCAAGGTTGACTGGTACAACAGCGCTGGTGACATCGAGTACATCGAGGACTACAACGGATTCGGAATCCTCATCGTTGCAGGTAAGGACAGGTACGCCACAAGAGAGGCAGCCAAGCAGCTCATGGAGTACCTTTCAAGCCTTAGCTGATTTCTTTTCTCTCTTTTAATTAACTTTTCTGGAGGTTTCTGGATTGAATAAGCGTCTTCTTGCTCTTGTGCTGACAATTGTATTGATTGTAGTTCCCCTCGCTGTTGCTTTCTATGGGTATAATAATTACACAAAAGTGATTGAGCCTCAGAGGAAGCCACTGGCAGTTAAACCTGTTGCGGTTCCCTTTGAGGGAAGAACATACCCAATTTTGCTTGAGAGCTAT
Above is a genomic segment from Thermococcus sp. SY098 containing:
- a CDS encoding S-layer protein, producing MKVRKIAALAVGAAMVGATMGFASAQANLPGKDFFVKDGQPNVKIVVGSQAAAMDVASAADIAVALGSLLYTEKEAEAAGVSVVVKKDLTPDYTYYIPVFSNYYEDTGTNPSATDWEQLTDNWWNGSAYNGSYTDWTSWTPKFVDEVSDMDAINGDYQVDWDFTISNIELSDPEQNTIAYVPRSADLTIPAGDFTVLLNYTIANWTYSATEPDSIWGTLNPSTVYDEVHDDDNPGGYTFSGYIYDGVGAGDTFTVLGNTYYILDVLTDGIKYGHDHGQVWFHVGDVKEFDGYKIRAVDISVSPSNKALFEITAPDGRSDLVIISTDEGDVDISTKSDKFEPGEVVLKLDDTFVGIDGNLIAQLEVRTNVVEVHTGDELVSGWVVNFTIENNKVKWLTLTNANDLSGSKLDILGKYTMCYKVESHTLEADDTTYYAAKAYIVVKPSEPIVKTEELKVGDELVDYDGTPTGWVVDQIKGGTYTEVTVMHPTEPITYLDTEIDPENIDSNLILVGGPVANAVTKYLVDNGYSKVDWYNSAGDIEYIEDYNGFGILIVAGKDRYATREAAKQLMEYLSSLS